Sequence from the Silvibacterium dinghuense genome:
CGCATCATGCCTATGCAGAGTGCGGCCTCGGCGCAACATCCTGCGACATCTTGGTGGAGCTCGCACAGCATCATGGACTTTACGGCGCCAAGATGACCGGCGGCGGTGGCGGTGGCGTTGTTGCACTGCTCGGCACTGCCGGCCAGGAGGATGCCGTACGCGCGGTGGCAGCCGAGTATGCCCAGCACTGCGGTATCGCGCCGCACATCTTTACCGACAGCTCGGACGGAGCAGATCTCTCCGGCGTTACAGTGTGGGAAGCAGAAGCAGCGCTCGGCGCCGGAATGCCCTGATGCGTCCTCTCGGAGACTCTTCAACTCTCTCCTCCGCACAGGCGCAGGCACGGACACGCATTTCCTCCGCGGTGCTGCTGGTCGCTGCCAGTCTTCTGTGGTCCGGCCAGGGAGTCGCAGTGAAGCTGCTCACAGGCCACCTGCAACCGCTGGCCATCGCTCTTCTCCCTTTTTATGCGGTCACCACGGCGGGCTTACTGCTTCTCTCCTTCCGCAAATCGGACGAAAACCGCTGGACCCGCGCATGGCAGCATCGCCACGAGCTTCTGTTCGTCGGCATCGGCGGCCAGCTACTCGCCCAGGTGGGCATGACCCTCGGCGTCAGCGAGTCGCTGGCTTCCGACGGTGCCATCCTCAGCATGCTCATTCCCATTCTCAGCACGGCCTTGGCCACATGGCTGCTGCGCGAGCAGCTCACACGGCTGCGCGTCATCAGTCTGCTAATGGGCTTTGCCGGGGTGCTGCTTCTCTCCGGGAATCTTCCTGCGCACGCGGTCGCGGGCCTCGACCGGAGCCATGCACTCCCGTTGGAAGGCAACCTGATGATCGCCGCCGGCTGCATCGGGTCGGCGTTCTATAACGTCTACTCGAAACGCCTTCTGGCGCAGTTCTCAGAGCTCGAAATCCTCTTTTTCAGCTATCTGGCAACTGCGCTCTGCGGACTGCCGCTGCTCATCCTCTTCGCGCCCCACTGCCTTTCCGACCTCAGCCGTCTTCGCCTGCCTTCCTGGCTCGCCCTCAGCTATCTCGCATTCGGCCTTTACGGCCTGTCCATGGTTCTCTTTTTGCGCGCATTGCGCTGGGTTGACGCGATCCTCGCCTCGGCGTCGCTTTATCTTGTTCCGCTCTTCGGCGTCGCTCTCGGGATCAGCGTTCTCCACGAAAGCCTCAGCCTCCAGACCATGGCAGGATCTGCCGTAATCCTGCTCTCGGCGCTCCTGCTCTTCCGTTACGACGGAACTCTCGCACCATGCCCCAGCGGCAAATAGCTCCTGGCTCTGCAGATCGTTCCGCTTATTCCTGACAGGAGAGGGCGAAATTCACACTCTGTCAGTGAATCATGAACATTTTTAGTGTTACTAATGAACATGCACGGAAGCCTCCCAGAGCCCGATTCCCTGACCTCAGGACGGGCAGACAGGACCTGTACACGAAAGGGGAACGAGTCGATTGCCGGGATCTGACGCATGGCAGGAATGGAGCAGAGGGCCCTATTGCGTCACTACCGCCCTCAACGCGCTCGATCTCGATATCGTGCACGGCTTTCTGAGCACGACGACCTGGGCGGCCGGTCTCTCACGCACGGCACTCATGCGCGCCGTTTCCCATTCCCTTTGCTTCTCTCTCCTTGAAGACCGTGTCCAGATCGGGTTCGCTCGCGTGATTACCGACTATGCGACGTATGCCTATCTCTGCGATGTCTACGTTGCCGAAGCCCACCGCGGACAGGGCCTTGGACGATGGATGATGCTCTGCGTGCTCGACCACAACATACTTCGGCGGCTCAAGCGCATCTCGCTTCTGACTCATGATGCCGAGACTTTCTATCGCGAGCTCGGTTTTGAAGCTGCAAAGCATGGCACTGTCTATCTTGAGCGCCTGCAATCTTCATGGAGCAGGCAGGAGCTTACACACGAGCCCTAAGCTGGTATGCCTCAGCATCCATGGTTTTCTAAGAGCTTCCCATTCAAGACAAAAAGTCTGAAGTCCAGCTTTGCATTGCGAGCACAAATGAGCTTCGAAGCTGCAAGTGGCACTCGTAACCTGAGCTGTTGCTCGGCCAGCAGGCATGATTTTCTCGTGAGAAGAGAAAAACATTTCAGTTAGAGCTTGACGCATCTGCGATATCCCGGGCAGTATGTTTTCCGGAAATGGAATCGTTTCCACGACTGCATCGCCCGTATGGAGCACGGCACACAGGAACTGTCCCGATCGCAGTATGCGGGTGCACGCGTGGAATCGCTTGGAATGTGCAGTCATACTCTCGAAGGAGTCCCCCATGAAGCTCCCAGGCAGACTTTGGCCTTATCTCCAGGCCAGTGCGATCACCCCACTCTCTCTCTTCTTACTTCTACTCATGCTGGCCAACCCCGCGTTGGCACAATGGACAGCTGCGGACGCACAGACCGCTTTCAACGATTACAACAACGCCTTTTACTTCAACCCCAGCGGGGATAACTACGACTACCGCTCCATGCAAGGCTCCACTTCGACCTCGGGATTCTGGGTTGGCGCAGAGGAGATCGAACTGGCAATCGATGCTTACAATCAGAACCCAAGTTCCGCCAATGCCACGATCATCAACCAGCTCTGCAATGGCTTCATCGCGCAGTTCAGCGCAGACTGGTCCGGCGATACCTACGACGATGACCTGATGTGGGCAACCATCGCTTTTACCCGCGCCTATACGGCAACCGGTAACAGCACGTGGCTCACAGACGCAGA
This genomic interval carries:
- a CDS encoding DMT family transporter; this encodes MRPLGDSSTLSSAQAQARTRISSAVLLVAASLLWSGQGVAVKLLTGHLQPLAIALLPFYAVTTAGLLLLSFRKSDENRWTRAWQHRHELLFVGIGGQLLAQVGMTLGVSESLASDGAILSMLIPILSTALATWLLREQLTRLRVISLLMGFAGVLLLSGNLPAHAVAGLDRSHALPLEGNLMIAAGCIGSAFYNVYSKRLLAQFSELEILFFSYLATALCGLPLLILFAPHCLSDLSRLRLPSWLALSYLAFGLYGLSMVLFLRALRWVDAILASASLYLVPLFGVALGISVLHESLSLQTMAGSAVILLSALLLFRYDGTLAPCPSGK
- a CDS encoding GNAT family N-acetyltransferase — protein: MPGSDAWQEWSRGPYCVTTALNALDLDIVHGFLSTTTWAAGLSRTALMRAVSHSLCFSLLEDRVQIGFARVITDYATYAYLCDVYVAEAHRGQGLGRWMMLCVLDHNILRRLKRISLLTHDAETFYRELGFEAAKHGTVYLERLQSSWSRQELTHEP